One stretch of Clavibacter californiensis DNA includes these proteins:
- the gcvH gene encoding glycine cleavage system protein GcvH, with protein MTDQTSLQYTAEHEWVQVDGDVATVGITSYAADKLGDVVFVELPAVGDELAGGEVVGEIESTKSVGELFAPIDGTVTEVNDDVVASPDLVNSDPFGAGWLVKVRFEALPTLLSHDEYVALVGE; from the coding sequence ATGACCGACCAGACCAGCCTCCAGTACACCGCCGAGCACGAGTGGGTGCAGGTCGACGGCGACGTCGCGACCGTCGGCATCACCTCCTACGCCGCGGACAAGCTCGGCGACGTCGTCTTCGTCGAGCTGCCCGCGGTGGGCGACGAGCTCGCGGGCGGCGAGGTCGTCGGCGAGATCGAGTCGACCAAGTCGGTCGGCGAGCTGTTCGCGCCCATCGACGGCACGGTCACCGAGGTCAACGACGACGTCGTGGCCTCGCCCGACCTCGTCAACAGCGACCCCTTCGGCGCGGGCTGGCTCGTGAAGGTGCGCTTCGAGGCGCTCCCGACGCTCCTCAGCCACGACGAGTACGTCGCGCTGGTGGGCGAGTGA
- the gcvT gene encoding glycine cleavage system aminomethyltransferase GcvT: MPDAPADTAPAAAAAAPPRRSPLHDVHEAAGASFTDFAGWLMPVRYTSDLAEHRAVREAAGIFDISHMAEIAVEGEGAAAFLDSVLAGRLSAIAEWQAKYTLLLDPSGGIVDDLIVYRTGEESFLVVANAGNHDPVLAVLAEAARGLDDVEVDDASDDVALIAVQGPVSRAILEATAGLETETPLEALGYYRATAARFAGQDVLVARTGYTGEDGYELYVATEDAVALWEALVAAGTPLGLLNTGLACRDTLRLEAGMPLYGHELGLHTLPVQAGLGKVVALGKEGDFRGRAAVEKGPDPVARVLVGLVTEGRRAPRADYPVYAEEAAGESAAALEAVMEATEGAVGPVGIITSGALSPTLGHPVAMAYVDPSLAAPGTRLTVDVRGTRVPATVVTLPFYSRKALA, encoded by the coding sequence ATGCCCGACGCACCCGCCGACACCGCGCCCGCCGCGGCCGCCGCGGCCCCGCCCCGCCGTTCCCCGCTGCACGACGTGCACGAGGCGGCCGGCGCCTCCTTCACCGACTTCGCCGGATGGCTCATGCCCGTCCGCTACACGAGCGACCTCGCCGAGCACCGCGCCGTCCGCGAGGCCGCGGGCATCTTCGACATCTCGCACATGGCCGAGATCGCGGTGGAGGGGGAGGGCGCCGCCGCGTTCCTCGACTCCGTCCTGGCGGGGAGGCTCTCCGCCATCGCCGAGTGGCAGGCGAAGTACACGCTGCTGCTGGATCCGTCGGGCGGCATCGTCGACGACCTCATCGTCTACCGCACGGGCGAGGAGTCCTTCCTCGTCGTCGCCAACGCGGGCAACCACGATCCCGTGCTCGCCGTCCTCGCGGAGGCCGCCCGGGGCCTCGACGACGTGGAGGTCGACGACGCGAGCGACGACGTCGCGCTCATCGCCGTGCAGGGCCCGGTGTCCCGCGCGATCCTCGAGGCCACCGCCGGCCTCGAGACCGAGACGCCGCTCGAGGCGCTCGGCTACTACCGCGCGACGGCCGCGCGCTTCGCGGGCCAGGACGTGCTCGTCGCCCGCACCGGATACACGGGCGAGGACGGCTACGAGCTGTACGTCGCGACCGAGGACGCCGTCGCCCTCTGGGAGGCGCTCGTCGCGGCCGGCACACCGCTCGGCCTCCTGAACACGGGCCTCGCCTGCCGCGACACCCTGCGCCTCGAGGCCGGCATGCCGCTGTACGGCCACGAGCTCGGGCTCCACACCCTGCCGGTCCAGGCCGGCCTCGGCAAGGTGGTCGCGCTCGGCAAGGAGGGCGACTTCCGCGGTCGCGCCGCCGTGGAGAAGGGCCCGGATCCCGTCGCCCGCGTGCTCGTCGGCCTCGTCACCGAGGGCCGCCGCGCGCCCCGCGCCGACTACCCCGTCTACGCCGAGGAGGCCGCGGGCGAGTCCGCAGCGGCCCTCGAGGCCGTCATGGAGGCCACCGAGGGCGCCGTCGGGCCCGTCGGCATCATCACGAGCGGCGCCCTGTCGCCCACGCTCGGCCACCCCGTCGCCATGGCGTACGTGGATCCCTCGCTCGCCGCCCCCGGCACGCGCCTGACCGTCGACGTCCGAGGCACGCGCGTGCCCGCCACCGTCGTGACCCTCCCCTTCTACTCGCGAAAGGCCCTCGCATGA
- a CDS encoding SseB family protein, whose amino-acid sequence MTDSQDREPTPLEQAIARGQAGESDMTAVLTEFINTTVVVPTATPLTPETDQLQPVLFDRDGVPMLAAFTHEDRIDEKVTSVADHVATIPAAELVQAIPEGTGLVINVGTTDGFEMMPEGVAQLADDVRRVIDQDEDGAPQAPAAPSPDAI is encoded by the coding sequence ATGACCGATTCACAGGACCGAGAGCCCACCCCCCTCGAGCAGGCCATCGCGCGCGGCCAGGCGGGCGAGTCCGACATGACCGCAGTCCTCACCGAGTTCATCAACACGACGGTCGTGGTGCCCACCGCCACGCCCCTCACCCCCGAGACCGACCAGCTCCAGCCCGTCCTCTTCGACCGCGACGGCGTGCCCATGCTCGCCGCGTTCACGCACGAGGACCGCATCGACGAGAAGGTCACGAGCGTCGCCGACCACGTGGCCACCATCCCCGCCGCCGAGCTCGTCCAGGCGATCCCCGAAGGCACCGGCCTCGTCATCAACGTCGGCACCACCGACGGCTTCGAGATGATGCCCGAGGGCGTCGCGCAGCTCGCCGACGACGTGCGCCGCGTCATCGACCAGGACGAGGACGGCGCACCGCAGGCGCCCGCCGCGCCCTCGCCCGACGCGATCTGA
- a CDS encoding BlaI/MecI/CopY family transcriptional regulator, translating to MLTVLERLGQKGLVTRSDEARALTFAPARSRTDHAASLMSGALAATKDREAALLRFAGTLDGDDLTALRRALGGDDRA from the coding sequence GTGCTCACGGTGCTGGAGCGGCTCGGCCAGAAGGGCCTGGTCACGCGCTCCGACGAGGCGCGCGCGCTCACGTTCGCGCCCGCCCGCTCGCGCACCGACCACGCGGCGTCCCTCATGTCGGGCGCGCTCGCGGCCACGAAGGACCGCGAGGCGGCGCTGCTGCGCTTCGCGGGCACGCTCGACGGGGACGACCTCACGGCGCTGCGCCGCGCCCTCGGCGGGGACGACCGGGCGTAG
- a CDS encoding copper resistance CopC family protein translates to MASPHHLRTPSLLRRAALAAGAAALVLGGALIPAGAASAHDRLVGSTPAADATVTDEPGTIALDFSEELLALDAQASGFAIQVVNASDGSFHEDGCVAVDGTTATTRIALGTAGTYQVTWRAVSSDSHPIDGTYSFTYAPTGDTTGTPAITAAPACGDAWAGSAATATPEPEGTLTTQGAETVAPAPTSDAQSGESVPLVDAAETTPVWVFVLIGLVILAAAVLVVVGVVRRSSRRFPGEDGESVGGPYDGADDPR, encoded by the coding sequence ATGGCGTCTCCGCACCACCTCCGCACCCCGTCCCTCCTCCGTCGTGCCGCGCTCGCCGCGGGAGCCGCGGCCCTCGTGCTGGGCGGGGCGCTCATCCCGGCGGGCGCCGCGTCGGCGCACGACCGGCTCGTGGGATCCACCCCCGCCGCCGACGCCACCGTCACGGACGAGCCCGGCACCATCGCGCTCGACTTCAGCGAGGAGCTCCTCGCGCTCGACGCGCAGGCCTCCGGCTTCGCGATCCAGGTGGTCAACGCCTCGGACGGCTCGTTCCATGAGGACGGCTGCGTCGCCGTCGACGGGACCACCGCCACGACCCGCATCGCGCTCGGCACGGCCGGCACCTACCAGGTCACGTGGCGCGCAGTCTCGAGCGACAGCCACCCCATCGACGGCACGTACTCCTTCACCTACGCGCCGACCGGCGACACGACGGGCACCCCGGCCATCACCGCGGCCCCGGCCTGCGGCGACGCCTGGGCGGGCAGCGCGGCCACCGCGACGCCCGAGCCCGAGGGCACCCTGACGACGCAGGGCGCGGAGACCGTGGCGCCCGCGCCCACCTCGGACGCGCAGTCCGGCGAGTCCGTGCCGCTCGTCGACGCTGCGGAGACCACGCCCGTCTGGGTGTTCGTGCTCATCGGCCTCGTGATCCTCGCGGCCGCCGTGCTCGTGGTGGTCGGCGTCGTGCGCCGATCGTCGCGCCGGTTCCCCGGCGAGGACGGCGAGAGCGTCGGCGGTCCGTACGACGGCGCCGACGACCCACGCTAG
- a CDS encoding SufS family cysteine desulfurase: MHTAPQDTPGDGPARSAGLTADEIDRIRRDFPLLDSEVNGHPLVYLDSAATSQKPRQVLDAERAYLEHRNAAVHRGAHTLAALATEEFEEAREKVARFVGVDAGEIVWTSNATEGLNLVAYGLGSAAAPASIRVREGDEIVVTESEHHANLIPWQQLALRTGARLRFIPVDDQGALRLETLGDVITERTRVVALAQVSNVLGGVAPLGPVIARAREVGALVVLDACQSVPHLPVDLRALDVDLAVFSGHKMLAPTGIGVLYGRRAVLEALPPFLTGGSMITTVTMEAAEFLPPPQRFEAGTQRISQVVALGAAVDYLEAVGMDRIQEHGRRIGARLVAGLSGIRGVRVLGPHDDRIGLAAFDLAGVHAHDVGQILDDRGIAVRVGHHCAQPLHRRLGLTASTRASGTLHTTDAEIDLLLQGVEDAAAFFGAGR, translated from the coding sequence ATGCACACCGCACCGCAGGACACCCCCGGCGACGGCCCGGCGCGATCCGCCGGCCTCACCGCCGACGAGATCGACCGGATCCGCCGCGACTTCCCGCTCCTCGACTCGGAGGTGAACGGCCACCCGCTCGTCTACCTCGACTCGGCCGCCACCTCCCAGAAGCCGCGGCAGGTGCTGGACGCGGAGCGCGCGTACCTGGAGCACCGCAACGCCGCCGTCCACCGCGGGGCGCACACGCTCGCGGCGCTCGCGACGGAGGAGTTCGAGGAGGCGCGCGAGAAGGTCGCGCGCTTCGTGGGCGTCGACGCGGGCGAGATCGTGTGGACCTCCAACGCGACCGAGGGGCTGAACCTCGTCGCGTACGGCCTCGGGAGCGCGGCCGCGCCGGCGTCCATCCGCGTGCGGGAGGGCGACGAGATCGTCGTCACGGAGTCGGAGCACCACGCGAACCTCATCCCGTGGCAGCAGCTCGCGCTCCGCACGGGCGCCCGGCTGCGGTTCATCCCCGTCGACGACCAGGGCGCGCTGCGGCTGGAGACGCTGGGCGACGTGATCACGGAGCGCACGCGCGTCGTCGCGCTCGCGCAGGTCTCCAACGTGCTGGGCGGGGTCGCGCCGCTCGGCCCGGTCATCGCGCGGGCGCGGGAGGTCGGCGCCCTCGTCGTGCTCGACGCCTGCCAGTCCGTGCCGCACCTGCCGGTCGACCTGCGCGCGCTCGACGTCGACCTCGCCGTGTTCTCCGGGCACAAGATGCTCGCGCCGACAGGCATCGGCGTGCTCTACGGTCGCCGCGCGGTGCTCGAGGCGCTGCCGCCGTTCCTCACGGGCGGGTCGATGATCACGACCGTGACGATGGAGGCGGCCGAGTTCCTGCCGCCGCCCCAGCGCTTCGAGGCCGGCACGCAGCGCATATCGCAGGTCGTGGCGCTGGGCGCCGCGGTCGACTACCTGGAGGCGGTCGGCATGGACCGGATCCAGGAGCACGGCCGGCGCATCGGCGCGCGGCTGGTGGCGGGCCTCTCCGGGATCCGGGGCGTGCGCGTGCTCGGGCCCCACGACGACCGCATCGGGCTCGCGGCGTTCGACCTGGCGGGCGTGCACGCGCACGACGTGGGGCAGATCCTCGACGACCGCGGCATCGCCGTGCGCGTCGGGCACCACTGCGCGCAGCCGCTGCACCGCCGGCTGGGGCTCACCGCGTCCACGCGCGCGAGCGGGACCCTGCACACGACCGATGCCGAGATCGACCTGCTGCTGCAGGGCGTCGAGGACGCCGCCGCGTTCTTCGGGGCCGGCCGATGA
- the sufU gene encoding Fe-S cluster assembly sulfur transfer protein SufU yields the protein MSAPASGGGALYQELILDHSRTPEGRGDPTGWPLHAHQVNPTCGDEITLGVRIEDGRVAEIAWTGHGCAISQASASMLVGVLDGADLDSVRARAEAFREVMRSRGASHLDPEEFGDAVALDGVSRYVGRVKCAMLPWTTLEEALRAG from the coding sequence ATGAGCGCTCCCGCGTCCGGCGGCGGCGCGCTGTACCAGGAGCTGATCCTCGACCACTCGCGCACGCCCGAGGGCCGGGGCGATCCCACCGGCTGGCCGCTGCACGCGCACCAGGTGAACCCGACGTGCGGGGACGAGATCACCCTCGGCGTCCGCATCGAAGACGGTCGGGTGGCGGAGATCGCATGGACGGGCCACGGTTGCGCGATCTCGCAGGCGTCCGCCTCGATGCTCGTCGGCGTGCTCGACGGCGCGGACCTGGACTCCGTGCGCGCGCGGGCCGAGGCGTTCCGCGAGGTCATGCGGAGCCGCGGCGCGTCGCACCTCGACCCGGAGGAGTTCGGCGACGCGGTCGCGCTCGACGGGGTCTCCCGGTACGTGGGGCGCGTCAAGTGCGCGATGCTGCCGTGGACGACGCTGGAGGAGGCGCTCCGCGCGGGCTGA
- a CDS encoding ChaB family protein, translated as MAPDDDMPSTIRRSPEHAQATWSAAHQAAEEQYGSGERAERTAYAALKHGFEKVGDHWEPKESAGPSDAGAEDRGAGTAGGVDANASKAHLMEVARRLDVAGRSRMTKDELVDGIRKANDRETRKARQRES; from the coding sequence GTGGCCCCCGACGACGACATGCCGAGCACCATCCGCCGCTCCCCCGAGCACGCGCAGGCCACCTGGTCGGCGGCGCACCAGGCGGCCGAGGAGCAGTACGGATCCGGCGAGCGCGCCGAGCGCACCGCATACGCCGCCCTCAAGCACGGCTTCGAGAAGGTCGGCGACCACTGGGAGCCGAAGGAGTCGGCGGGGCCGTCCGACGCGGGCGCCGAGGACCGCGGCGCGGGCACGGCAGGCGGGGTCGACGCGAACGCGTCGAAGGCGCACCTGATGGAGGTCGCGCGCCGCCTCGACGTCGCCGGCCGCAGCCGCATGACGAAGGATGAGCTGGTGGACGGGATCCGGAAGGCGAACGACCGGGAGACCCGGAAGGCGCGGCAGCGCGAGAGCTGA
- a CDS encoding GNAT family N-acetyltransferase: MPDLATDRLLLRRFTDADAPFLLDLHARPEVMRWIGTGAVQTDPAQAAARAARYAALEHPVRGIWAIEDRDGGALLGTLLLKDLPASAAPLAGDDPAPRDAPEDGETEIGWHLHPDAWGRGVATEAARRVLAHAAEGGLTRVLAVTNPANAPSQAVCRRIGMRPLGRTRAYYDTECALFRVDLP; this comes from the coding sequence ATGCCCGACCTCGCGACCGACCGCCTGCTCCTCCGCCGCTTCACGGACGCCGACGCTCCCTTCCTCCTCGACCTGCACGCACGGCCCGAGGTGATGCGGTGGATCGGCACGGGTGCGGTGCAGACGGATCCCGCCCAGGCCGCCGCCCGCGCCGCCCGCTACGCCGCGCTCGAGCACCCGGTGCGCGGGATCTGGGCGATCGAGGACCGCGACGGCGGCGCGCTCCTCGGCACGCTGCTGCTCAAGGACCTGCCCGCGTCGGCCGCGCCCCTCGCCGGCGACGACCCCGCTCCCCGCGACGCGCCGGAGGACGGCGAGACGGAGATCGGCTGGCACCTGCATCCGGACGCCTGGGGCCGCGGCGTCGCGACGGAGGCGGCCCGGCGGGTGCTCGCGCACGCGGCCGAGGGCGGGCTCACGCGCGTGCTCGCGGTGACGAACCCGGCGAACGCGCCGTCGCAGGCGGTGTGCCGCCGGATCGGGATGCGTCCCCTCGGCCGCACGCGCGCCTACTACGACACGGAGTGCGCGCTGTTCCGGGTCGACCTGCCCTAG
- a CDS encoding zinc-ribbon domain-containing protein, with the protein MPEPVDAWWARRRWSRGLDVPYPVGTYREAWASFPVLIRQYHPELNRGITLTQVPPAADVLLTWQCDVGHVFVATPEEQRRRPGRERRRSSWCPDCAEAAAPRTPVLPMADQVRWPGASPLVAGPVAGGSMVGASGASDGSPSTAGGPGSPRPRRGARDGRPAVGGTSRDRRGKDGTPSAVDPAERRGSPARATTPARARRSPALCGKTPDLPVGEPFASACAPPPASAVEERLRQDLAARLDHTPGLNAVRLARPFFEHLEAWPDILLPELRVAIEYDSTGRHGLEHVGRREEADRRKDRALRAAGWEVIRIRTGKLTPLGPYDLCISGLTRGTVDQLLERLREIRGPLFVDAYLREVPPSAAAG; encoded by the coding sequence ATGCCCGAGCCGGTGGATGCGTGGTGGGCGCGGCGCCGCTGGTCGCGCGGCCTCGACGTGCCGTACCCGGTGGGCACCTACCGGGAGGCGTGGGCGTCGTTCCCCGTGCTCATCCGGCAGTACCACCCGGAGCTCAACCGCGGGATCACGCTGACGCAGGTGCCGCCCGCGGCCGACGTGCTCCTCACCTGGCAGTGCGATGTCGGGCACGTCTTCGTCGCGACGCCCGAGGAGCAGCGCAGGCGTCCGGGCCGCGAGCGCCGCCGCTCGTCGTGGTGCCCGGACTGCGCGGAGGCCGCGGCGCCGCGCACGCCCGTGCTGCCGATGGCGGACCAGGTGCGCTGGCCGGGGGCGTCGCCGCTGGTGGCGGGGCCGGTGGCGGGCGGATCCATGGTCGGCGCGTCCGGCGCGTCCGACGGCTCGCCGTCCACGGCCGGCGGACCCGGATCCCCGCGTCCGCGGCGTGGCGCGCGCGACGGCCGGCCCGCGGTCGGCGGCACGTCCCGCGACCGGCGCGGGAAGGACGGCACACCGAGCGCTGTCGATCCCGCCGAGCGACGCGGATCCCCCGCCAGGGCCACCACGCCGGCCCGCGCCCGCCGATCCCCCGCCCTCTGCGGGAAGACCCCCGACCTCCCGGTCGGCGAGCCGTTCGCGAGCGCCTGCGCACCGCCGCCCGCGTCCGCCGTCGAGGAGCGCCTGCGGCAGGATCTGGCCGCGCGCCTCGATCACACGCCCGGCCTGAACGCCGTCCGCCTCGCCCGCCCGTTCTTCGAGCACCTCGAGGCGTGGCCCGACATCCTGCTGCCCGAGCTGCGCGTCGCGATCGAGTACGACTCCACGGGCCGCCACGGCCTCGAGCACGTCGGCCGCCGCGAGGAGGCCGACCGGCGCAAGGACCGCGCGCTGCGGGCCGCGGGATGGGAGGTCATCCGCATCCGCACCGGCAAGCTCACACCCCTCGGCCCCTACGACCTCTGCATCTCGGGCCTCACCCGCGGCACGGTCGACCAGCTCCTCGAGCGTCTGCGCGAGATCCGCGGTCCGCTCTTCGTGGACGCCTACCTGCGCGAGGTGCCGCCGTCGGCCGCAGCCGGGTGA
- a CDS encoding GIY-YIG nuclease family protein, with protein sequence MTSTGSAFCLAEGCATVAEPGAPVPLCAAHLVAAAAWAERAHGVEDVLPSPCPACGSRLGVRYPSGWLCAVCEWRHGDHPDGELAAPRVDVVYYIRFGDRLKIGTSANPRQRLGTLRHDELLAFERGGRAVERARHAEFARQRFARTEWFELHAELRGHVAALAAGQPDPWELLARWRSEALALRVS encoded by the coding sequence ATGACGTCGACCGGATCCGCCTTCTGCCTCGCCGAGGGCTGCGCCACGGTGGCTGAACCCGGCGCACCCGTGCCCCTGTGCGCCGCGCACCTCGTGGCCGCGGCCGCGTGGGCGGAGCGCGCGCACGGCGTCGAGGACGTGCTGCCGTCGCCGTGCCCGGCGTGCGGATCACGCCTCGGCGTCCGGTACCCGTCGGGCTGGCTGTGCGCGGTGTGCGAGTGGCGACACGGCGACCACCCGGACGGCGAGCTCGCGGCTCCGCGCGTCGACGTCGTCTACTACATCCGCTTCGGTGACCGGCTGAAGATCGGCACCAGCGCGAACCCGCGGCAGCGGCTCGGCACGCTCCGGCACGACGAGCTGCTCGCGTTCGAGCGCGGCGGCCGGGCGGTGGAGCGGGCGCGGCACGCGGAGTTCGCGCGACAGCGCTTCGCGCGCACCGAGTGGTTCGAGCTCCACGCGGAGCTGCGGGGACACGTGGCCGCGCTCGCCGCGGGCCAGCCGGATCCGTGGGAGCTGCTCGCGCGCTGGCGGAGCGAGGCGCTGGCGCTGCGGGTCAGCTGA
- a CDS encoding MarR family transcriptional regulator has protein sequence MSEPSTPEQLIVSMATVFDLMDAATLDAWEGLTGLQIQLLRVVATGMQVDRQSLSMWTRTSRAALVPSLAALLQRRILVEETDDEGTRLVVGPAGRDLLQTVMRARIGWIRGACAAVQPPVDEGELRHAIGALQRIADGA, from the coding sequence GTGTCCGAGCCGAGCACTCCCGAGCAGCTGATCGTCTCGATGGCGACCGTCTTCGACCTCATGGACGCCGCGACGCTCGACGCCTGGGAGGGCCTCACCGGCCTGCAGATCCAGCTGCTGCGCGTCGTCGCCACCGGCATGCAGGTGGACCGCCAGTCGCTCTCCATGTGGACCCGCACCTCGCGCGCCGCCCTCGTGCCGAGCCTCGCGGCGCTGCTGCAGCGGCGGATCCTCGTGGAGGAGACGGACGACGAGGGCACGCGCCTCGTCGTCGGGCCCGCCGGCCGGGATCTCCTGCAGACGGTGATGCGCGCCCGCATCGGCTGGATCCGGGGCGCCTGCGCGGCCGTGCAGCCGCCCGTCGACGAGGGCGAGCTCCGGCATGCGATCGGCGCGCTGCAGCGGATCGCCGACGGCGCCTGA
- a CDS encoding APC family permease produces MANPIEAQAPPRSELKRSITVKQLYFYVVGDVLGSGIYVLVGLVAAAVGGAFWMAFLVGVSIATITGLAYAELVTKYPQAAGASLYINKAFRSPVLTFFITICMLSANMAAVGSLAAGFVRYLSDLIGLPESAIWASTGIAVAFVAVITAINLIGISESVVANVIMTFVEISGLIIVVAIGVIALVEGVGDPAVLLQFQVEGGPGSAVLAVLAGVSLAFFAMTGFENAANVAEETINPSRAFPRALIGGMMTAGVVYVLVSMAAALAVPIDDLAGNTLLEVVRADLFFIPAAVMLVIFGLIAMVAISNTALVTVVAQSRILFGMARENVVPAIFAKVHPARRSPYVALIFGGAVVAGLLIIGAAIRSSQAGIPEDERLDIVDRLATITVVFLLFIYALVIVACLKLRGHDERDDTYRANTALLIVGILGNVAVLIYTLVDDPGALFWVGGLLALGLVLYLAQRTFGAKKPDLEAAAGVAAAGPTDREV; encoded by the coding sequence ATGGCGAATCCCATCGAGGCCCAGGCACCCCCGAGATCCGAGCTGAAGCGCTCCATCACAGTCAAGCAGCTGTACTTCTACGTGGTCGGCGACGTCCTCGGATCCGGCATCTACGTGCTCGTCGGCCTCGTGGCCGCGGCCGTGGGCGGCGCGTTCTGGATGGCCTTCCTCGTGGGCGTCTCCATCGCGACCATCACCGGCCTCGCCTACGCGGAGCTCGTCACGAAGTACCCGCAGGCCGCCGGCGCCTCGCTCTACATCAACAAGGCGTTCCGCAGCCCGGTGCTCACGTTCTTCATCACCATCTGCATGCTCAGCGCCAACATGGCCGCCGTCGGATCCCTCGCGGCCGGCTTCGTCCGCTACCTCAGCGACCTCATCGGCCTGCCCGAGTCCGCGATCTGGGCGAGCACCGGCATCGCCGTCGCGTTCGTCGCCGTCATCACGGCCATCAATCTCATCGGCATCAGCGAGTCGGTCGTCGCGAACGTGATCATGACGTTCGTCGAGATCAGCGGCCTCATCATCGTCGTCGCCATCGGCGTGATCGCGCTGGTCGAGGGCGTGGGCGACCCGGCCGTGCTGCTGCAGTTCCAGGTCGAGGGTGGTCCCGGATCCGCCGTGCTGGCCGTGCTCGCCGGCGTCTCGCTCGCCTTCTTCGCCATGACGGGCTTCGAGAACGCGGCCAACGTGGCGGAGGAGACGATCAACCCGTCGCGCGCGTTCCCCCGCGCCCTCATCGGCGGCATGATGACCGCCGGCGTCGTCTACGTGCTCGTCTCGATGGCCGCCGCCCTCGCCGTGCCGATCGACGACCTCGCGGGCAACACGCTCCTCGAGGTCGTCCGCGCGGACCTCTTCTTCATCCCGGCCGCGGTGATGCTCGTGATCTTCGGCCTCATCGCCATGGTCGCCATCAGCAACACCGCGCTCGTGACCGTGGTGGCCCAGTCGCGGATCCTGTTCGGCATGGCCCGCGAGAACGTCGTCCCGGCGATCTTCGCCAAGGTGCACCCGGCCCGCCGCAGCCCGTACGTGGCGCTGATCTTCGGCGGCGCGGTGGTGGCCGGCCTCCTCATCATCGGCGCGGCGATCCGCTCCAGCCAGGCCGGCATCCCCGAGGACGAGCGGCTCGACATCGTCGACCGCCTCGCGACCATCACGGTCGTGTTCCTCCTCTTCATCTACGCGCTCGTGATCGTCGCGTGCCTGAAGCTCCGCGGCCACGACGAGCGCGACGACACATACCGCGCGAACACGGCGCTGCTGATCGTCGGGATCCTCGGGAACGTCGCCGTGCTGATCTACACGCTCGTCGACGACCCCGGGGCGCTGTTCTGGGTCGGCGGGCTGCTCGCGCTGGGGCTCGTGCTCTACCTCGCGCAACGCACGTTCGGCGCGAAGAAGCCGGACCTCGAGGCCGCGGCAGGCGTCGCCGCGGCCGGACCCACGGACAGGGAGGTCTGA
- a CDS encoding universal stress protein — protein sequence MHVIVATDGSQASLQAARQFQVIADSREITEVTVLAVVSPYAAAPFANELGPRRATGQTELSYRRDAEAAVATVAAVFDGWGPTIHHDVRSGSPATEIIRAAEDLSAGLISMAAGSRGLTATILLGSTASRVQHSAPCPVLICRPTVRGRG from the coding sequence GTGCACGTCATCGTCGCCACCGACGGATCCCAGGCATCGCTCCAGGCGGCCCGCCAGTTCCAGGTGATCGCGGACTCCCGCGAGATCACCGAGGTCACCGTTCTCGCGGTCGTGAGCCCGTACGCGGCCGCGCCGTTCGCCAACGAGCTCGGCCCGCGCCGCGCGACCGGCCAGACCGAGCTCAGCTACCGCCGCGACGCCGAGGCCGCAGTCGCAACGGTCGCGGCGGTCTTCGACGGCTGGGGCCCGACCATCCACCACGACGTGCGCAGCGGCTCCCCCGCCACCGAGATCATCCGCGCCGCCGAGGACCTCTCCGCCGGCCTGATCTCCATGGCCGCCGGCAGCCGCGGCCTCACCGCGACGATCCTCCTGGGCAGCACGGCCTCGCGCGTGCAGCATTCGGCGCCGTGCCCGGTGCTGATCTGCCGGCCGACGGTGCGCGGGCGGGGATAG